The Leptospiraceae bacterium genome contains the following window.
AAAAAATTAAAAACAATATGAAAAATAAAAGTAAAAAAATGAACGCGGAACCAGAAACATTTTTTCCTCAATTATTTGATCGCGATTTATATAAATTTATAATTGACCAAACAGTAATAATTGATTGGAAATTTTTTCTTACGATTCTTTAAAATTAAATAACCCTAACTCACCAATATTAGTATTGCTAGAATCTGAGATTAGTAATCTTCTGACCTATCGATTTGGGATAAAATAAAAAAACATGCAGGTGTTCCTTTTACGGGAAAAGATATAGATATTAATATAGTTTTACAAAACAAATTTCTAAAAATTAGATTCAATTGCAATTAGATTTCAAATGAATATTGAATCGAGTTTAATCGAAAAGATAGGTATACGATGGAACAGATAAAATTTAGCGAAATAGAAGTCGGGACTCCAGTGTTGTTTAACGGTCATTATGCGCGTAAAACAAAAGTCAATGAAATTCATGTACCTAGATTGGGAGTCGATGGATTTTTTGAAATTATGCCGGACGATTTTATAACGATATATGATAGCGAATTATACGAAAATTAAAAATAACCAGGATTATAAAATAGAGGCAAACAATGATTAACCAATTAAAATCACTATTTCAAAAAAAAGAATCAAAATCTATTCATGAGATACTGAAACCACATGAAGAAATTTTCAATAAAAAACCAATTGAAATTTCATTGCCAATTGTTTGCAACACTCAAAGAGATAACACAAAGTTTAATTTTATCCCTCCATCAAGTCAATGCGGGTATACTACTATTGCAATGGTATTTTCTCAATTTATACCAGAAGCGAAAACGGATTTATTTATTTCTGATATTATAGTCACGTTCGAAAAGAATTTCGTAACCGGTAAGGGGTCTCGATTTGCCTTGACTATGGACAATCATGTTAAGATTTACCAATACTATATAGACAAATATAAACTAAACAAAGAGATAGTTTTTATACCGCAAGATGGAACGTTAGAAGATATTATCAAAGGCTTACAATGTGGTAGTCCGGTTGGATTCTCTTGGATGCCTACCACAAGCGGTCATTATTCTGCAATCATTGGCTATTCAGAAATTAAAAAATGTCTTGAAATTCATGACCCATGGGCTAAATTTGATTTTAGTAAAAAAAGGTATAGCAGTTTGACTGGTGCCAATAATTTACATTCGATAGACGATATAACACCTTACATGAATAAATCGTCAAAGAGTAAAAAGGGTTATCGCTTAATCTACCTAAAGGACAAATCATGAGCGCATTGGATAAACTAAACAAACTTATACTAAACTCAAAATATGTAAGTGAAAAAGATAAGTCGGATTACAGAAATAAAATAAAATTAGAGAATCCCATGAAGGATTTTTTGGAAGGATTTAAAAAGCATGAAAACAATGATGTTTACAAAAAATGATATTTGGAGAGTATTAGGTATTATTCTCTTAGTCGGTGGCCAATTCATGACTAAAGAATCTTTTTCTGGTTTCGGTGTCACATTAGAATCTAACCTAGTGCAAATAGTCGGTGCCACTTTATTATTACTCCCATTTGCACTTAGAGCCTACTCTCTAATCAAAAACAAAAAAGAATCTAATACAGATTCACAAGGGTAATCATGATCTGCGATTTTGGCGAAACTCGAATAAAAGAACTTGAAAAAGAAAACGCAAACTACAAAAAAGTTGCTGAAGATCTAGTCGTATTTGCGTTTGCAGCGGCTGAATTACGGGACTTGTAGAGGGGTAAATTCGGATTGCCCAAAAAATGCGAAGAACCGAAAAAAGAAAATGGAGACATGTTATGAGATTCTTAGACTGGCTAAATGAAAATCCATATATTCTACTTATTGCAATTATACTAACATTCTGTTTACGATGTTCAGCCACTCCAGAAGCCTCCACAGTTCGATTGCAAGAGCGTTCTGTATCTGTTATGGACGATTTAGATAAAGCGTCTAACGATTGTAAGACGGACGATTGTAAAGAAAGTTTGAAACGAGCGAAAGAGTTAATCAAAGATTCTCTCGAAATTGCAATCGACAAAGACTCTCAGATTCAATCCAAACAAAAACAAATCGATAACCAATCATTCTATACAACCATCGGCAGAGGGGTTGTTTGGTGTATCGTTAGTTTACTAATCATAGGATTACTATTTATGTTTCGAAACCAAATTCTTACCGCATTAAAATTACTCATTTGACTTTCCCCTCTTTTTCAATCGTGTGGAGGTAAAACTCCATGCGGTTTTTTTCTGTCTTTTTTTATAAAGGTTTTAGCCTCGAAAGAGGCATTTTTATTTTCTTGACAAATTACATATTATCTGTTTAGTAGACTCATGAGCAAAATATCAATTAACCACTAACTCCGTCTTTATAAAAAAACTTTCGAGGCGGAACCAAAAACTGTCTTGTTAGTCAAATTTGGAACTATAAGCCAATCTTCCAGGACAGTCTATTTTAATTCTCTTTTAAAATCTCACAAAATCAATTTCAACCAATGATTCATTGACTATTTTCAATTCGATACTATACGCATGAGTATCAAAAAACATGTAAAAATAGCCGAAAATAGTGATTATTCAGTGTATATATCTACACGAAATTACGCAAAATTTATACATTTTTTACACAAAAAGTGTAATTTAGACTTGACATTAAATTAATAGTATAATAAATTAGTATTCATGAAAACAACTAGACTAAGTTTAAAAACATGGCGGGAATTAAACCGACTGAAAAAATCACTAGGGCTTCATTCATTGGATGAAGTTATTAAATATTTGTTAGAGGGTAAAAAATAAATGAGACTAGCACTTTATTTACTGAGTTATAAATTATGGTGTATTCGAATGGGTTTCGAGTTCGATTCAAGATCTGCCAATTCTGTATCGATTAATTATCGTAGTTTTCGCAGGACCTACTCAGGACGCAGAAACATGAACTACGGCATCAAAGAAGTAATTAAATATTTAAGAAAGGGAGAAAATTAAATGGATAACAAAAAATATTATTCAGGCAATCAATAAGGCAATTATCGAAATGCCTGCAATTAGTAAAGACTCAAAAAATCAACAAGGCTGGAATTTCCGGTCTATTGATTCTATTATTGACTATTGCAGAAAAATAATTGCAAATAATGGTTTAGTGATTATACCCGAAACGTTAGTTGCAAACTCCAAAGTTGACCTAATCGAAAAACAGGACTGGAAAACAAAAGAGATTCGAGTTAGTAGATTAACAACGTCTAACGTATTAGTAAAATATCAAATTTATCATGTGTCAGGCGAAATGATAATTGCTATATTGCCTGGAGAGTCTCAGGACTATGCAGACAAATCTTTATCGCAAGCGGAAACATTCGCTTTCAAATCAATGCTATCTAAGGTATTTTTATTAGGATTCGAAGAAGACGCGGATGCTAAACATACAGATACTAGCACGCCAAAAGCAGAACCAAAAAAAAGAAACTGTGGATAATTCAGTTTTACCACGAATTGAAAAAAAATTCAAAACATTGCCAGAGGCTGAAAAACTCACATTCCTAGTGAACGCACAAAAAAAACTTGAGACTGAAAACCAAGACGCGGTTGACTATCAAAAAGCATTTGATTGGATTGTCGCTGAAAAAAATAAATTAATTGTAGGAGCAAAATAATGGATTTAAACAAAGTAATTTTAGTATGCAGACTAACGCGAGACGCAGAATGTAAAACGATAGGCGAAACCAATATTGCCAATTTTTCAATCGCATACTCTACAGGGTTCAGGGACAAAAAAAAATCGAATTACATTGACTGTGTAGCATTCGGGAAAACTGCCGACGTGGTTTCTAAATACACAAAAAAAGGTTCTCAAATTGCTATCGAGGGGAGTCTTGAACAGGACTCATGGGATAGCCAAGATGGAAAAAAGAATTATAAAACGAAAATTAGAATTGCTTCTTTACAATTGTTAGGCAGTAAAGACGGTCAACCGGCTAATACTGATAATACTCCATCAGAGGACGACGTTTTTTAATTAAGCGAAAATTAACAACAAAGACTATGTAAATTCTGCATAGTCCCACATCCGAAATACTAGATAATCGGGAGTATATTAATTGCGTAGCTTGTGATTCTCAGATAGAACATTCTAGACTATCTGAGATGAGAACAAAAAAGAGAGAGGGATTATTATGGCAACTTTTAATTTTGGGAATAAAAAAGATGAGATCGAAAACATTCTATCTGACATTGATTCTGAGTGGGATAAAATGACCAACAGAATTGATGATCTTGAAAATGAAAATGAAGAGCTCAAAGAAAAAGTAACTGAGCTAGAAAATGAAAATGAAGAGCTCAAAGAAAAAGTAACTGAGCTAGAAAATGAGATTGAAGAATTAAAAAATGGGGAGAAATAAAATGAACATTACAAAAATACAAAATAAATTACCAGAATTCATTAAAAAGAAACTAACGCCTGTTATCTACAATCAACAAGTGATTATCGTTAATTCAGAGAATGATTTAAAAAAAGGGAAAGAGATTTTGAAAGAAATTAAAACAGTATCAAAATCATTCTCTGATTACATTGACCCAATCAAAACAATGTTTTTTGAAACTCACAAAATGATTACTGCTTTCGAAAAAGAACATCTTGCTAAAGGCAAATTGATTGCTGACCAACAAGATGCAGAAAACTCAGATTATAATAGACGCGTTTTCGATTGCCAGAAAAACAAGAAAACTATTTGAAAGAATTTAATTCAAACATTGCAAAAATGGAGCAAAT
Protein-coding sequences here:
- the ssb gene encoding single-stranded DNA-binding protein; this translates as MDLNKVILVCRLTRDAECKTIGETNIANFSIAYSTGFRDKKKSNYIDCVAFGKTADVVSKYTKKGSQIAIEGSLEQDSWDSQDGKKNYKTKIRIASLQLLGSKDGQPANTDNTPSEDDVF
- a CDS encoding ERF family protein; the protein is MPAISKDSKNQQGWNFRSIDSIIDYCRKIIANNGLVIIPETLVANSKVDLIEKQDWKTKEIRVSRLTTSNVLVKYQIYHVSGEMIIAILPGESQDYADKSLSQAETFAFKSMLSKVFLLGFEEDADAKHTDTSTPKAEPKKRNCG